In Saccharothrix violaceirubra, the following are encoded in one genomic region:
- a CDS encoding DUF4232 domain-containing protein, with translation MRRRLIVVCGALAVAVTACGSPSTESGTTTVAGSTPAAGSAVTPTPTPTGIAPVTTRCTAAGLTGKVENTDAGAGNRYAKFVVTNTSAAQCTLTGYSGFQLLDAAGSPLPTALERVADPAPAPVTLAPGGSAAANLHWTVVPAGDETQDGPCRPEAANAAAIPPDETAPLTVAWGLGPVCGGGRIEISAFYAA, from the coding sequence ATGAGGCGACGGCTCATCGTCGTGTGCGGCGCGCTCGCGGTCGCGGTGACCGCGTGCGGCAGTCCGTCGACCGAAAGCGGCACGACCACCGTCGCCGGGTCCACGCCGGCGGCCGGCTCGGCGGTGACACCGACGCCGACGCCGACGGGCATCGCGCCGGTGACCACCCGGTGCACCGCCGCGGGCCTGACCGGCAAGGTGGAGAACACCGACGCGGGCGCCGGCAACCGGTACGCCAAGTTCGTCGTCACCAACACCTCCGCCGCCCAGTGCACGCTCACCGGCTACAGCGGCTTCCAGCTCCTCGACGCCGCCGGTTCGCCGCTGCCGACCGCGCTCGAACGCGTCGCCGACCCGGCACCCGCGCCGGTCACGCTCGCGCCCGGCGGGTCGGCCGCGGCGAACCTGCACTGGACCGTCGTGCCGGCCGGCGACGAGACGCAGGACGGCCCGTGCCGGCCGGAGGCCGCGAACGCCGCCGCCATCCCGCCCGACGAGACCGCGCCGCTGACCGTCGCGTGGGGTCTTGGCCCGGTGTGCGGCGGTGGGCGCATCGAGATCAGCGCGTTCTACGCTGCCTAG
- a CDS encoding gamma-glutamylcyclotransferase family protein — protein sequence MTQPFTDDSHPAEPYPGARPGHCFVHLDGEGWPVTPDPATDSGWRVAPDGRDLDDWLADHGEPPLAHRMPVLAYGSNANPSKVTWLREELGLTGPAVVLRAKCRDLSAVWAAGHRKSDGQRPATLAHAPGVEEEHAVWFATAEQLRVLDRCEGRGLRYRLVRVHSGQVTLFDGAVVDSVLAYTGAGKRRMPLLYGDRPIRCADVPQHRARYQPGRPAASDGLDVTPVHGDPSPDDWPDLIFVYGTLRPGMSGWHLVADHVVEATPVTVTGTLHDTGRGYPALRPGAGSVPGHVLRLDAPEDVLPALDEYEGDEYRRVRVTLPDGRVCWTYLWTGGVEGMAVLPDGWVDNHP from the coding sequence ATGACTCAGCCCTTCACAGACGATAGTCACCCGGCCGAGCCCTACCCGGGCGCTCGGCCGGGACACTGTTTCGTGCACCTCGACGGCGAGGGGTGGCCGGTCACGCCGGACCCCGCGACCGACTCCGGGTGGCGGGTCGCTCCGGACGGCCGAGATCTCGACGACTGGCTCGCCGACCACGGCGAGCCGCCCTTGGCGCACCGCATGCCCGTGCTGGCGTACGGGTCCAACGCCAACCCCTCCAAGGTCACCTGGCTGCGTGAAGAGCTGGGTCTGACCGGCCCGGCGGTCGTGCTCCGCGCGAAGTGCCGGGACCTGTCCGCCGTCTGGGCGGCCGGACACCGCAAGTCCGACGGGCAGCGCCCGGCCACGCTCGCCCACGCGCCCGGCGTCGAGGAGGAGCACGCGGTGTGGTTCGCCACCGCCGAACAGCTCCGCGTGCTCGACCGCTGCGAAGGCCGGGGCCTGCGCTACCGACTCGTCCGCGTGCACAGCGGGCAGGTGACCCTCTTCGACGGCGCGGTGGTCGACTCCGTGCTCGCCTACACCGGCGCCGGCAAGCGCCGCATGCCCCTGCTCTACGGCGACCGCCCGATCCGCTGCGCCGACGTGCCGCAGCACCGCGCCCGCTACCAGCCCGGCCGGCCCGCCGCGTCCGACGGCCTCGACGTCACGCCCGTGCACGGCGACCCGTCGCCCGACGACTGGCCGGACCTGATCTTCGTCTACGGCACGCTCCGGCCCGGCATGTCCGGCTGGCACCTGGTGGCCGACCACGTCGTGGAGGCCACGCCGGTCACCGTCACCGGCACCCTGCACGACACCGGGCGCGGCTACCCGGCTCTCAGACCGGGCGCGGGCAGCGTGCCGGGCCACGTGCTGCGCCTGGACGCCCCGGAGGACGTGCTGCCCGCGCTCGACGAGTACGAAGGCGACGAGTACCGCCGCGTCCGCGTGACGCTGCCCGACGGCCGGGTCTGCTGGACCTACCTGTGGACCGGCGGGGTCGAGGGTATGGCCGTGCTGCCGGACGGCTGGGTCGACAACCACCCGTGA
- a CDS encoding LysR family transcriptional regulator — translation MPELELRHLRAVCAIAEEGSLTKAATRLGLTQPAMSAQLRTVERIVGGQLFDRTPGGSVPTDLGKQVVGTARLVLDEVGQLVSLAKSRSTNDGTPGPLVVGGVPTLFFGHFVEELRRTIPCSEVRTEILPGGSALLELLVSGQIQLGIVDRFEGMERRELRGLEVRRLVSEPQFVALPDWDPLAAEDEVDLSALADRDWVSPPDESVGNRLQIFSVCADAGFTPRFAHHVNEASTARSLVANGAISFALPQSRSGDGIVIKPLRGAPLMVDLLLATRREGPAAGRAHDVFACAAKAYKAVLPRNPAYEAWWDKHPEAHPELDAALLMAEASAPKN, via the coding sequence ATGCCCGAGCTTGAACTCCGCCACCTCCGAGCGGTCTGCGCGATCGCCGAGGAGGGCAGCCTGACCAAAGCCGCCACGCGGCTAGGTCTCACGCAGCCGGCGATGAGCGCCCAACTCCGCACCGTGGAGCGCATCGTCGGCGGTCAGTTGTTCGACCGGACCCCCGGTGGTTCGGTGCCGACGGACCTCGGCAAGCAGGTGGTCGGCACCGCCCGCCTCGTGCTCGACGAGGTCGGCCAGCTGGTCTCGCTGGCCAAGTCGCGGTCGACCAACGACGGGACACCCGGCCCACTCGTGGTGGGCGGTGTCCCCACGCTGTTCTTCGGACATTTCGTCGAGGAACTGCGCAGAACGATCCCGTGCTCGGAAGTCCGCACCGAGATTCTCCCCGGCGGGTCCGCGCTGCTCGAACTCCTCGTCTCCGGTCAGATCCAACTCGGCATCGTCGACCGGTTCGAGGGAATGGAGCGACGCGAACTACGCGGTTTGGAGGTACGAAGACTGGTCTCGGAGCCGCAGTTCGTCGCACTGCCCGACTGGGACCCGCTGGCCGCCGAGGACGAGGTCGACCTGTCCGCGCTCGCCGACCGCGACTGGGTGTCGCCGCCGGACGAGTCGGTCGGCAACCGCCTCCAGATCTTCTCGGTCTGCGCGGACGCCGGCTTCACGCCCCGGTTCGCCCACCACGTGAACGAGGCGTCGACGGCCCGGTCCCTGGTCGCCAACGGCGCGATCTCGTTCGCGTTGCCGCAGTCGCGCAGCGGGGACGGCATCGTGATCAAGCCGCTGCGCGGTGCGCCGCTCATGGTCGACCTGCTCCTCGCGACCCGCCGCGAGGGACCGGCGGCCGGGCGTGCGCACGACGTGTTCGCGTGCGCGGCCAAGGCGTACAAGGCGGTCCTGCCCCGCAACCCCGCGTACGAGGCGTGGTGGGACAAGCACCCGGAGGCCCACCCGGAACTGGACGCCGCTTTGCTCATGGCCGAGGCGTCCGCGCCGAAGAACTGA
- a CDS encoding nitroreductase family deazaflavin-dependent oxidoreductase, with protein sequence MNDHIRRYVETDGAEGHEWRPGVHTLLLTTKGRKSGEPRRTALIYRRHGDAVVVVASSGGAPKHPAWYLNLETNSEAEVQVGPEKYQVRARTAEGEERAELWKSLNEVWPDYANYQTKTDREIPVVVLDRV encoded by the coding sequence GTGAACGATCACATCCGGCGCTACGTCGAGACCGACGGCGCCGAGGGCCACGAGTGGCGACCGGGCGTCCACACGCTCCTGCTGACCACGAAGGGTCGCAAAAGCGGCGAGCCGAGGCGCACGGCGTTGATCTACCGGCGTCACGGCGACGCGGTGGTCGTGGTGGCTTCCTCGGGCGGGGCGCCGAAGCACCCGGCGTGGTACCTGAACCTGGAAACCAATTCCGAAGCGGAAGTCCAGGTCGGCCCGGAAAAGTACCAAGTCCGCGCGCGGACCGCCGAAGGTGAAGAACGCGCGGAACTCTGGAAATCCCTCAACGAGGTGTGGCCCGACTACGCGAATTACCAGACGAAGACCGATCGGGAAATCCCGGTCGTGGTGTTGGACCGGGTCTAG
- a CDS encoding PhzF family phenazine biosynthesis protein, translating into MVEVLRYTAFSADPAGGNPAGVVLDATGLSDAEMLEIAASVGYSETAFVVPRADGFGIRYFSPVVEVPFCGHATVATAVASGIAGRLVFHTPAGVVEVETADGAATLTSVPTSSTPAPAADVAAALAALGWTADDLDVRYPVHWAFGGSTHLVVVVRGRSRLAALDYDFDALGDLLRAHGAVTADLLWQAEEDVFHARNPFPVGGVVEDPATGSAAAAFGGYLRALGVVAAPRVITVHQGVDMGRPSELVVDVRPDDARVRVTGRAVPIAG; encoded by the coding sequence ATGGTCGAGGTCTTGCGTTACACGGCTTTCAGCGCCGATCCCGCCGGTGGGAACCCCGCCGGGGTCGTGCTCGACGCTACCGGGTTGTCGGACGCGGAGATGCTGGAGATCGCCGCATCGGTGGGATATTCCGAGACCGCCTTCGTCGTCCCGCGTGCCGACGGGTTCGGGATCCGGTACTTCAGCCCGGTGGTCGAGGTGCCGTTCTGCGGTCACGCCACCGTGGCGACGGCCGTCGCGTCCGGGATCGCGGGCCGGCTGGTGTTCCACACGCCCGCGGGCGTCGTGGAGGTGGAGACCGCCGACGGTGCCGCGACGCTGACGAGCGTGCCCACGTCGTCGACCCCGGCGCCGGCGGCGGACGTCGCGGCGGCGTTGGCCGCACTGGGGTGGACGGCCGACGACCTCGACGTGCGCTACCCGGTGCACTGGGCGTTCGGCGGGTCGACGCACCTGGTCGTCGTGGTGCGCGGCCGGTCGCGGTTGGCCGCTCTGGACTACGACTTCGACGCGTTGGGCGACCTGCTCCGCGCACACGGCGCGGTGACCGCGGACCTGCTGTGGCAGGCCGAGGAGGACGTCTTCCACGCCCGCAACCCGTTCCCGGTCGGCGGTGTGGTCGAGGACCCGGCGACGGGGTCCGCGGCGGCGGCGTTCGGCGGGTACCTCCGGGCGCTGGGTGTGGTGGCGGCGCCCCGGGTGATCACCGTGCACCAGGGCGTCGACATGGGCCGGCCCAGCGAGCTGGTGGTGGACGTGCGCCCGGACGACGCGCGGGTGCGGGTCACGGGCCGAGCGGTCCCGATCGCGGGATAG
- a CDS encoding LysR family transcriptional regulator translates to MDTRLLRTLLVLARTGSFTATATQQHLVQSTVTSQVKSLERALGARLFDRLPTGARLTEAGRRAVEHAREVLAAEQRLRDAVRGSTAVEGDVRIGAPESVCAYRLPQRIADAALRWPGIAVHLNAVNTRPALAGVRSGTLDLALVLEESVAVAGLRATALGVEQIDLVTAPGVAEEERYFLLEEGCSYTDRFVRDLAPTPTITRFGSIEAVRSCAVAGLGHAVLPRVAIADHLDAGTLHSVRTLPETTLFLVTDPRRTPSAAVKAVIDAIS, encoded by the coding sequence ATGGACACCCGGCTCCTGCGGACCCTCCTCGTGCTCGCCCGCACCGGCAGCTTCACGGCCACCGCCACCCAGCAGCACCTCGTCCAGTCGACGGTGACCAGCCAGGTCAAATCCCTGGAACGGGCCCTCGGCGCCCGGCTGTTCGACCGCCTGCCCACCGGCGCGCGCCTCACCGAGGCCGGGCGCCGCGCGGTGGAGCACGCCCGCGAGGTCCTGGCCGCCGAACAACGCCTGCGCGACGCCGTCCGGGGCAGCACGGCCGTCGAGGGCGACGTGCGGATCGGCGCGCCGGAATCCGTGTGCGCCTACCGCCTCCCCCAGCGCATCGCCGACGCCGCCCTGCGCTGGCCGGGCATCGCCGTGCACCTCAACGCCGTCAACACCCGCCCGGCCCTGGCCGGCGTCCGCTCCGGCACGCTGGACCTCGCCCTGGTCCTGGAGGAGTCGGTCGCGGTCGCCGGGCTGCGGGCCACCGCCCTGGGCGTCGAGCAGATCGACCTGGTCACGGCGCCGGGCGTCGCCGAGGAGGAGCGCTACTTCCTGCTGGAGGAAGGCTGCTCCTACACCGACCGGTTCGTCCGCGACCTGGCGCCGACGCCGACGATCACCCGGTTCGGCAGCATCGAGGCCGTCCGCTCCTGCGCCGTCGCGGGCCTTGGCCACGCGGTCCTGCCCCGCGTCGCCATCGCCGACCACCTCGACGCCGGCACGCTGCACAGCGTCCGCACGCTCCCGGAGACGACGCTGTTCCTGGTCACCGACCCCCGCCGGACCCCGTCGGCGGCGGTCAAGGCCGTGATCGACGCGATCAGCTGA
- a CDS encoding GTPase domain-containing protein, whose product MLGDEVWQLLDDALGVYRDDPRATAWLRGFAARLDEPLRIAVAGPHRVGKTTLVGALIGEEFAGGDAFLWYRDGPRAHAHVGRHEVPVVRRDGRIAVEATGAERIDVEWPSRSLRDLVLIDSPARASVERVYRDADAVLYLTRHMHSADLEQLRSAHDHPFARATPVDTVVVLARADEIGAGRIDALSSARQVARRYRREASVIPLCQNVVAVSGLLAVASRTLRDDEFTALSTLARHSRVDLEDHLLSVDRFVSTDLPLDRSVRHALVERFGIFGVRLTTTLVRQGCDTPVKLSAQLAQRSGLGELRESIGLYFAERRDVLKARAALLGLDVVLRATPRPAAARLTAAMERLVASAHDFRELRLLAALHAGRVRFSDELDDEAVRLIGGTGTSMLARLAIEYEPTDGELRHAVLDAVARWREHAANPVLDNAQRRAAAVVVRSCEGMYAGLG is encoded by the coding sequence ATGCTCGGCGACGAGGTCTGGCAGCTGCTCGACGACGCGCTCGGCGTCTACCGGGACGACCCGCGCGCCACGGCGTGGCTGCGCGGGTTCGCGGCCCGGCTGGACGAGCCGTTGCGCATCGCCGTGGCCGGTCCGCACCGGGTCGGCAAGACGACGCTGGTCGGCGCCCTGATCGGCGAGGAGTTCGCCGGCGGCGACGCGTTCCTCTGGTACCGGGACGGGCCGCGCGCGCACGCCCACGTCGGGCGGCACGAGGTCCCGGTCGTGCGCCGGGACGGGCGGATCGCGGTCGAGGCGACCGGTGCCGAGCGGATCGACGTCGAATGGCCCTCGCGGTCGCTGCGGGACCTGGTGCTGATCGACTCCCCGGCACGGGCGTCGGTCGAGCGCGTGTACCGGGACGCGGACGCCGTGCTGTACCTGACCCGGCACATGCACAGCGCCGACCTCGAACAGCTCCGGTCGGCGCACGACCACCCGTTCGCGCGGGCCACGCCGGTGGACACCGTGGTCGTGCTGGCGCGGGCCGACGAGATCGGTGCCGGGCGGATCGACGCGCTGTCGTCGGCCCGGCAGGTGGCGCGGCGGTACCGGCGCGAGGCCTCGGTGATCCCGTTGTGCCAGAACGTGGTCGCGGTGTCGGGCCTGCTCGCGGTGGCGTCGCGGACGTTGCGCGACGACGAGTTCACGGCGCTGTCCACGCTGGCCCGCCACTCCCGGGTCGACCTGGAGGACCACCTGCTGTCGGTGGACCGTTTCGTGTCGACCGACCTGCCGCTGGACCGGTCCGTGCGGCACGCGCTGGTGGAGCGGTTCGGGATCTTCGGCGTCCGGCTGACCACGACGCTGGTCCGGCAGGGGTGCGACACGCCGGTCAAGCTGTCGGCCCAGCTCGCCCAGCGCAGCGGCCTCGGCGAGCTGCGGGAGTCGATCGGGCTGTACTTCGCCGAACGCCGGGACGTGCTCAAGGCCCGTGCCGCGCTGCTGGGGCTGGACGTGGTGCTGCGGGCCACGCCCCGACCCGCCGCCGCCCGGCTGACGGCCGCGATGGAGCGGCTCGTGGCCTCCGCGCACGACTTCCGGGAGCTGCGGCTGCTGGCGGCGTTGCACGCCGGGCGGGTGCGGTTCTCCGACGAGCTGGACGACGAGGCCGTGCGGTTGATCGGCGGCACGGGCACGTCGATGCTCGCCCGGTTGGCCATCGAGTACGAGCCGACGGACGGCGAGTTGCGGCACGCGGTGCTCGACGCGGTGGCGCGGTGGCGCGAGCACGCCGCGAACCCGGTGCTGGACAACGCGCAGCGGCGGGCGGCGGCCGTCGTGGTGCGCAGTTGCGAGGGGATGTACGCGGGGCTCGGCTGA
- a CDS encoding dynamin family protein: MSAPWLDVLDDTIRACTTHNRPDLALRLREKRARQLDPKVRVLVVGESKQGKSQLVNALVNAPVCAVGDDVTTTVPTFVQHAETPSAALVRGADAPTERIPVPIDEVADQVSTEHGGDLVRAEVGIPRDLLTSGLVLVDTPGIGNLRSAHTASTFATLLQADAVLMVSDATAELTASELDLLGRVTQSCPTVFVVLTKIDLTAGWRHVVRRNREHLARAGIAARVFPVSSALRLRAAKTGDRDLNAESGFPELIECVRGDIVAAADVLARRTVTVLAAAAIRQLVVPVREELTAPRRTEDVVAALNEAQRRVDELRRRSARWQTVLADEMADLVSDVEYDLRDRTRRILREVDRTFETADPAVGWDEFGAWLEERLTEAATANFTWLLDRAEWVAEKVARSFPVHRDGLLPESVFPDDALDRVSTMDRPVIERFGVVQKFFTGLRGSYGGVLMFGLVTSLAGMPLINAVSLGAGALFGGKSILDESGQRLRRRQSAAKAAAQRHVDDFFLKFSKDCRDAARHVQRSLRGHFSTLADELQETLLESARGARRAVQEDTVHRERRLQEAKRELDRLVELYQRVQASAAGQAPPLGISA; this comes from the coding sequence ATGTCCGCGCCATGGCTCGACGTGCTAGACGACACGATCCGGGCGTGCACCACGCACAACCGGCCCGATCTGGCGCTGCGGCTGCGTGAGAAGCGCGCCCGGCAACTGGACCCCAAGGTGCGGGTCCTGGTCGTCGGCGAGTCCAAACAGGGCAAGAGCCAACTCGTCAACGCCCTCGTCAACGCGCCGGTGTGCGCGGTCGGCGACGACGTGACGACCACCGTGCCCACGTTCGTACAGCACGCCGAGACCCCCTCGGCCGCGTTGGTGCGCGGCGCCGACGCGCCGACCGAGCGCATCCCCGTACCCATCGACGAGGTGGCCGACCAGGTCAGCACCGAGCACGGCGGCGACCTGGTCCGCGCCGAGGTCGGCATCCCGCGCGACCTGCTCACGTCCGGGCTCGTGCTCGTGGACACGCCCGGCATCGGCAACCTGCGCTCCGCGCACACCGCGAGCACGTTCGCCACGCTGCTCCAGGCCGACGCGGTGCTGATGGTCTCGGACGCCACCGCCGAGCTGACCGCGTCCGAGCTGGACCTGCTCGGCCGGGTCACGCAGTCGTGCCCGACGGTGTTCGTGGTGCTGACCAAGATCGACCTCACGGCGGGCTGGCGGCACGTCGTGCGGCGCAACCGCGAGCACCTGGCGCGCGCGGGCATCGCCGCCCGGGTGTTCCCGGTGTCGTCGGCGTTGCGCCTGCGCGCGGCGAAGACCGGGGACCGCGACCTGAACGCGGAGTCGGGTTTCCCGGAGCTGATCGAGTGCGTGCGCGGCGACATCGTGGCGGCGGCCGACGTGCTGGCCCGGCGCACGGTCACGGTGCTGGCCGCCGCCGCGATCCGGCAGCTCGTCGTGCCCGTGCGGGAGGAGCTGACGGCACCGCGCCGCACCGAGGACGTGGTGGCCGCGCTGAACGAGGCCCAGCGCCGCGTCGACGAGCTGCGCCGCAGGTCCGCGCGGTGGCAGACGGTTCTGGCCGACGAGATGGCCGACCTGGTGTCCGACGTCGAGTACGACCTGCGCGACCGGACCCGGCGGATCCTGCGCGAGGTCGACCGGACGTTCGAGACCGCCGATCCGGCGGTGGGCTGGGACGAGTTCGGCGCGTGGTTGGAGGAGCGGCTCACCGAGGCGGCGACGGCGAACTTCACGTGGCTGCTCGACCGCGCGGAGTGGGTGGCCGAGAAGGTGGCCCGGAGCTTCCCCGTGCACCGCGACGGCCTGCTGCCCGAGTCGGTGTTCCCGGACGACGCGCTCGATCGGGTGTCTACTATGGACAGACCGGTGATAGAGCGGTTCGGCGTCGTGCAGAAGTTCTTCACGGGCCTGCGCGGGTCCTACGGCGGCGTGCTCATGTTCGGTCTGGTGACGAGCCTCGCGGGCATGCCGTTGATCAACGCCGTGTCGCTGGGTGCGGGCGCCCTGTTCGGTGGGAAGTCCATCCTGGACGAGAGCGGGCAGCGGTTGCGCCGCCGCCAGTCCGCCGCGAAGGCCGCCGCGCAGCGGCACGTGGACGACTTCTTCCTCAAGTTCTCCAAGGACTGCCGGGACGCGGCCCGGCACGTGCAGCGCAGCCTGCGCGGGCACTTCTCGACGTTGGCGGACGAGTTGCAGGAGACGTTGCTGGAGTCCGCGCGCGGCGCGCGTCGGGCCGTGCAGGAGGACACCGTCCACCGGGAACGCCGCCTGCAGGAGGCCAAGCGGGAACTCGACCGCCTGGTCGAGCTGTACCAGCGGGTCCAAGCGTCGGCCGCGGGCCAGGCGCCGCCACTGGGCATCAGCGCCTGA
- a CDS encoding IniB N-terminal domain-containing protein, which yields MGSSAGTLHDFVLDLLSDPDALADFQADAEGSLAAAGLGDITAQDVQEVIPLVLDYAPAGRIPALDQHSMFTDVPLDDATSAVGQLQAVAQQLALSGVTGTSDVNLAAAGALSADAHGLEIFGGYAGWGAVDSVGSISAAVDGDFAAVHDVTSTLDRVPEPADVAGQATAAVPDVVPDTGTLPVPAATTDVLGPLHSTIGNVVGTVTDSVALDLDHDTAGLGVGQAPDLGQVTAPLESAAPVAVSDVTGHGVTDVDHADVPVVSDLGDLLF from the coding sequence ATGGGCAGCAGCGCCGGCACCCTCCACGACTTCGTCCTCGACCTGCTCAGCGACCCCGACGCCCTGGCCGACTTCCAGGCCGACGCCGAGGGCTCGCTGGCCGCGGCCGGCCTGGGCGACATCACCGCCCAGGACGTCCAGGAGGTGATCCCGCTGGTGCTGGACTACGCGCCGGCCGGCCGCATCCCGGCCTTGGACCAGCACTCGATGTTCACCGACGTGCCGCTCGACGACGCCACGTCCGCGGTCGGCCAGCTCCAGGCCGTCGCCCAGCAGCTCGCGCTGTCCGGTGTCACCGGCACCTCCGACGTCAACCTCGCCGCCGCCGGCGCGCTCAGCGCCGACGCCCACGGCCTGGAGATCTTCGGCGGCTACGCGGGCTGGGGCGCGGTCGACTCGGTCGGCTCGATCAGCGCGGCGGTCGACGGCGACTTCGCCGCCGTCCACGACGTCACCTCGACCCTCGACCGGGTCCCCGAGCCCGCCGACGTCGCCGGGCAGGCGACCGCGGCCGTGCCGGACGTCGTCCCCGACACCGGCACGCTGCCCGTCCCGGCCGCGACGACCGACGTCCTCGGCCCGCTGCACAGCACGATCGGCAACGTCGTCGGCACCGTCACCGACTCCGTCGCGCTCGACCTCGACCACGACACGGCAGGCCTGGGCGTCGGCCAGGCACCCGACCTCGGTCAGGTCACCGCGCCGCTGGAGTCCGCCGCGCCGGTCGCCGTGAGCGACGTCACCGGCCACGGTGTCACCGACGTCGACCACGCGGACGTACCCGTCGTGTCGGACCTCGGCGACCTGCTCTTCTGA
- a CDS encoding Hsp70 family protein — protein MPYVLGVDVGTTRTAVAVCRTDGAGRAEPDVPLPAVPSALRLTPTGRIAVGEAGEPLVTATGFARRVGDPTPFALGRELCPPEELTALVVRWAVDRVTGHEGIPPEHVVLTHPMSWTGHTRAVMLAALREAGVDRVTLLAEPLAVAENHAFRHGAVGCLAVFGLGGTSSSAAAVRAGAVERWSEDLEPVAGEDFDDLIASHVRAVLGREFEDADYALLRHACEAAKRALSAGPSTVVPVHLPTGVAEVALTRTRFEDLVRPAVEHAVALLARTVRGLPVDVTVLVGGSARIPLIATLVPGRVVVEAAPELAAVRGAALHGRRVLLGDVEPEPRETSVLARDDPSLRFPVGAADQDDDFTAPPPRPPVDIVPLELPVRRTVGRVVRDLASVGRRATGEDR, from the coding sequence TTGCCGTACGTCCTCGGCGTCGACGTTGGCACCACGCGCACCGCCGTGGCGGTGTGCCGCACCGACGGTGCGGGACGCGCCGAACCCGACGTGCCGCTGCCCGCCGTGCCGTCCGCGCTCCGGCTGACCCCGACCGGCCGGATCGCGGTCGGCGAGGCGGGCGAACCGCTGGTCACGGCCACCGGCTTCGCCCGCCGCGTCGGCGACCCGACACCGTTCGCGCTGGGCCGCGAGCTGTGCCCGCCGGAGGAACTGACCGCGCTGGTCGTGCGCTGGGCCGTCGACCGCGTCACCGGGCACGAAGGCATACCACCCGAGCACGTGGTGCTGACCCACCCCATGTCGTGGACCGGACACACGCGGGCCGTGATGCTCGCGGCGCTGCGCGAAGCCGGGGTCGACCGGGTCACGCTGCTGGCCGAACCGCTGGCCGTGGCCGAGAACCACGCGTTCCGGCACGGCGCGGTGGGGTGCCTGGCCGTGTTCGGGCTCGGCGGCACGTCGTCGAGCGCGGCGGCCGTCCGGGCGGGAGCGGTCGAACGGTGGTCGGAGGACCTGGAACCGGTCGCGGGCGAGGACTTCGACGACCTGATCGCGTCGCACGTGCGCGCGGTCCTGGGCCGCGAGTTCGAGGACGCGGACTACGCGTTGCTGCGCCACGCCTGCGAGGCGGCCAAACGCGCGCTGTCGGCGGGACCGTCGACAGTGGTCCCGGTCCACCTGCCGACCGGCGTGGCCGAGGTGGCACTGACCCGGACCCGGTTCGAGGACCTGGTCCGCCCGGCCGTCGAGCACGCCGTCGCCCTGCTCGCCCGGACCGTGCGCGGCCTGCCCGTGGACGTGACCGTGCTGGTCGGCGGGAGCGCACGGATACCCCTGATCGCGACGCTGGTGCCGGGCCGCGTGGTCGTCGAGGCCGCACCGGAGCTGGCCGCCGTCCGGGGGGCCGCGCTGCACGGTCGGCGGGTGCTGCTGGGCGACGTCGAACCGGAACCGCGCGAGACCTCGGTACTGGCCCGCGACGACCCCTCCCTACGCTTCCCGGTGGGGGCCGCGGACCAGGACGACGACTTCACCGCCCCGCCGCCGAGACCGCCCGTGGACATCGTGCCGTTGGAACTGCCCGTGCGCCGGACCGTCGGCCGGGTCGTCCGGGACCTCGCGTCGGTGGGCCGCCGCGCGACCGGGGAGGACCGGTGA